In the Streptomyces sp. cg36 genome, one interval contains:
- a CDS encoding CRISPR-associated endonuclease Cas3'' produces MVDTRLWGKSEGLPAPYPVVGHLVDTAVVCGAVWDSVLSIAQRRRIAEVLAIGPGQARSVVMFWAGLHDLGKITPGFQRLAVQSRSAACAFLSEAAYVDGVLSGDGSGDLRHEYATHRALPQLLARLGYPQSGGRLGRLLLAQVPQLLGGHHGRYPEGVGPQDLQDPQRDTPGLGAGVWAEQRWEHVAALHEVLGRPVGRCRWRLRWSSRAWSSWRTGLPVRSTSF; encoded by the coding sequence ATGGTCGATACGCGTTTGTGGGGGAAGTCTGAGGGGCTGCCGGCGCCTTATCCGGTGGTGGGGCATTTGGTGGATACGGCGGTGGTGTGCGGGGCGGTGTGGGACTCGGTCCTCTCGATTGCCCAGCGGCGCCGTATTGCTGAGGTGCTGGCGATCGGCCCGGGGCAGGCGCGGAGCGTGGTGATGTTCTGGGCGGGCCTGCATGATCTGGGGAAGATTACGCCGGGTTTTCAGCGGCTTGCTGTCCAGTCCCGGTCTGCTGCCTGCGCCTTCCTGAGCGAGGCGGCTTATGTGGATGGCGTGCTGAGTGGGGATGGTTCAGGGGATCTGCGGCATGAGTACGCCACGCACCGCGCTCTGCCGCAACTGCTCGCGAGGCTGGGTTATCCGCAGTCCGGTGGGCGTTTGGGGCGGCTGCTGCTGGCGCAGGTGCCGCAGCTGCTGGGAGGGCATCACGGCCGCTACCCGGAGGGTGTAGGGCCGCAGGACCTGCAGGATCCGCAGAGGGATACGCCCGGGCTGGGGGCCGGGGTGTGGGCCGAGCAGCGGTGGGAGCATGTGGCGGCGCTGCATGAGGTGCTGGGCCGGCCGGTGGGGCGCTGCCGGTGGAGGTTGCGGTGGTCGTCGCGGGCATGGTCATCGTGGCGGACTGGATTGCCAGTCAGGAGCACGTCATTCTGA
- a CDS encoding CRISPR-associated helicase/endonuclease Cas3: protein MVVAGMVIVADWIASQEHVILSQHRSLAARGDFGSRTSLAAHAHGLTGEAPVLLEEAGLGQALLRRGTFAELFPEIARPFGLQESVEAGLAGMVDGPGIVLVTAPTGEGKTETALYAASLLGAACEANGLFFALPTQATANQMYGRLVRFAEGNLLASAGLALVHGAADLHEPYSEPRVLSEPEGTGPKGEVCVEASRWLRGRGRGVLAPLAVGTIDQALMGVLPLKRNALRHLGLSGKTVIVDEAHAFDAYTHALLVRLLEWLGALGVPVVLLSATLTGETARGLVQAYLAGADPRASRREVPTPAYPGWLFASARSGRVIAPATPVRSERERDLHVEVRPVTHTYDPACRDGRLAVLLEVLDGVVAGGGCVAVICTTVAEAQRTYQALRTHWRMRFGEEYAGWDDASAQDRLSEDPRAG from the coding sequence GTGGTCGTCGCGGGCATGGTCATCGTGGCGGACTGGATTGCCAGTCAGGAGCACGTCATTCTGAGTCAGCACCGGAGCCTGGCCGCCCGTGGGGACTTCGGTTCCCGTACGTCACTTGCTGCTCATGCGCACGGCCTGACGGGTGAGGCCCCGGTCCTTCTGGAGGAAGCGGGCCTTGGTCAGGCGTTGTTGCGCCGTGGGACGTTCGCCGAGCTGTTCCCTGAGATCGCGCGCCCTTTCGGGTTGCAGGAGAGTGTGGAGGCGGGACTGGCCGGGATGGTCGATGGTCCGGGGATTGTGCTGGTGACGGCGCCGACGGGGGAGGGGAAGACCGAGACGGCCCTGTATGCGGCGTCGCTGCTGGGCGCGGCGTGTGAGGCGAACGGGCTGTTCTTCGCGCTGCCGACGCAGGCCACGGCCAATCAGATGTACGGGCGCCTGGTCCGGTTCGCCGAGGGTAACCTGCTTGCATCGGCTGGTCTGGCTCTTGTGCATGGCGCTGCCGACCTCCACGAGCCGTACAGCGAGCCGCGTGTGCTGTCTGAGCCCGAGGGGACCGGCCCAAAAGGGGAGGTCTGCGTCGAAGCGAGCCGCTGGCTGCGCGGGCGGGGCCGGGGCGTCCTCGCGCCGCTGGCTGTGGGCACGATCGACCAGGCGTTGATGGGGGTGCTGCCGCTGAAGCGTAATGCCCTGCGCCACCTGGGCCTGTCGGGCAAGACGGTGATTGTTGACGAGGCACATGCCTTCGACGCCTACACGCACGCCTTGTTGGTGCGGTTGCTGGAGTGGCTCGGTGCGCTGGGCGTGCCGGTCGTGCTGTTGTCGGCGACCCTCACCGGGGAGACGGCGCGCGGGCTGGTGCAGGCTTACCTGGCGGGTGCGGATCCGCGCGCCTCCCGCCGCGAGGTGCCTACGCCCGCTTATCCCGGCTGGCTGTTCGCGTCCGCGCGAAGCGGCAGAGTCATCGCACCCGCCACGCCTGTACGCAGCGAGCGGGAGCGTGACCTGCACGTCGAGGTCCGGCCCGTCACCCACACCTACGACCCGGCCTGCCGGGACGGCCGGCTCGCCGTTCTGCTGGAGGTGCTTGACGGCGTGGTGGCTGGTGGAGGCTGTGTGGCGGTCATCTGTACGACGGTCGCCGAGGCCCAGCGCACTTACCAGGCACTGCGCACTCATTGGCGTATGCGGTTCGGCGAGGAGTACGCAGGCTGGGATGACGCGTCCGCGCAGGATCGCTTAAGCGAGGACCCACGGGCGGGGTGA
- the istA gene encoding IS21 family transposase, protein MTKSDREIMEILEAYDLTGTVWSAAALAGHDPKTVKRYVEARAGGRNPYERKPRPKMIDAFLEKVEEWVEQSKATIRADVVHEKLVKMGYRGSARSTRRAVNAAKTAWKAGKRRTYRPWIPEPGRWLQFDWGEGPRIAGRRTWLFCAWLSWSRFRVVIPVWDCTLGTLVACLDTTLRRIGGAPTYVLTDNAKTVTVEHIAGIPVRHPQMVAAGRHYGCQVVSCVPYDPESKGGAEATVKIAKADLVPTDANLLPAYDTFAELADACLAWCNAVNSRRHRATGQIPADRLDIERTTLHVLPIEPLALALGEERLVGSDRTISFNSVRYSTPPGYTGARVWCRVVGDELSITARTNSGDLAEIWRHQLSTPGVPQIIDEHYPDHPDGRSIHQPRLQPRSEAEIAFVGIGPGAGRWLKEAGPAGATRIRAKMARAVELATVLGNDKVDQALGLAATAGRFADGDLLSILGHIADSKPAREVVRADEAHSVQNGTIGWQALGR, encoded by the coding sequence GTGACGAAGTCTGACAGAGAGATCATGGAAATCCTTGAGGCGTACGACCTGACCGGGACGGTCTGGTCGGCGGCGGCCTTGGCGGGACACGATCCGAAGACGGTCAAGCGGTATGTCGAGGCCCGCGCCGGCGGGCGAAATCCTTATGAGCGGAAGCCGCGGCCGAAGATGATCGACGCATTTCTGGAGAAGGTCGAGGAGTGGGTCGAGCAGTCGAAGGCGACGATCCGCGCCGACGTGGTCCACGAGAAGCTGGTGAAGATGGGCTATCGCGGCAGCGCACGCTCGACGCGGCGGGCGGTGAACGCGGCGAAGACGGCCTGGAAGGCGGGCAAGCGCCGAACGTACCGGCCGTGGATTCCCGAGCCGGGCCGGTGGCTGCAGTTCGACTGGGGCGAGGGCCCGCGGATCGCGGGGCGGCGGACCTGGCTGTTCTGCGCATGGCTGTCCTGGTCGCGGTTCCGGGTGGTGATCCCGGTCTGGGACTGCACGTTGGGCACGTTGGTGGCCTGCCTGGACACCACGCTGCGCCGGATCGGCGGGGCACCGACCTACGTACTGACGGACAACGCGAAGACGGTGACCGTCGAGCACATCGCCGGGATTCCGGTGCGGCATCCGCAGATGGTCGCCGCGGGCCGGCATTACGGCTGCCAGGTGGTCAGTTGCGTCCCTTATGATCCGGAATCGAAGGGCGGAGCGGAGGCCACGGTCAAGATCGCGAAGGCCGACCTGGTGCCCACAGATGCGAACCTGCTGCCCGCCTACGACACCTTCGCCGAGCTCGCGGATGCCTGTCTGGCCTGGTGCAATGCGGTGAACTCGCGTCGCCATCGGGCGACCGGGCAGATACCTGCCGACCGCCTCGACATCGAACGCACCACGTTGCATGTCCTGCCCATCGAGCCGCTCGCGCTCGCGCTGGGCGAGGAACGCTTGGTTGGTTCGGACCGCACGATCAGCTTCAACTCGGTGCGCTACTCGACCCCGCCGGGCTATACCGGCGCGAGGGTGTGGTGCCGGGTCGTCGGCGACGAGCTCTCCATCACCGCCCGCACCAACTCCGGTGACCTGGCGGAAATCTGGCGCCACCAGCTCTCCACTCCGGGTGTCCCGCAGATCATCGACGAGCATTACCCCGACCACCCCGACGGCCGCAGCATCCACCAGCCCAGACTGCAGCCCCGTTCGGAAGCCGAGATCGCGTTCGTGGGCATCGGCCCCGGCGCGGGCCGCTGGCTCAAGGAGGCCGGGCCCGCCGGCGCCACCCGCATCCGCGCGAAGATGGCCCGCGCGGTCGAGCTGGCCACCGTTCTGGGCAACGACAAGGTCGACCAGGCCCTCGGCCTGGCCGCGACCGCCGGACGCTTCGCCGACGGCGACCTGCTCTCGATCCTGGGACACATCGCGGACAGCAAGCCCGCCCGCGAGGTCGTCCGCGCGGACGAGGCCCACTCCGTCCAGAACGGAACCATCGGCTGGCAGGCCCTGGGCCGCTGA
- the istB gene encoding IS21-like element helper ATPase IstB, which produces MSFPNPPALPEELDKLMRRMRLPYMRKAAPDVLATARAQRWDPAEVLRLLISEEVTGRDAATRRLRPHSANFPTGKTLGSWRAEDSTIPEPTQNSLITMEWIGRAENLVIAGPSGTGKSHFTEGLAQAAIEKDLRVSWFTLETLSAAIGKSKVDGSTARTVARICRADLIVIDDIGLLPVGEDAAEAFYRIIDAAYERRSIAVTSNIHPSGFDTIMPKTLAGASTDRLMHHAHLVTTTGDSHRLAEALAGKGVVPLN; this is translated from the coding sequence ATGAGTTTTCCCAACCCGCCCGCCCTCCCCGAGGAACTCGACAAGCTCATGCGCCGCATGCGGCTGCCCTATATGCGCAAGGCGGCCCCCGATGTCCTGGCCACCGCCCGCGCGCAACGCTGGGACCCCGCCGAGGTCCTGCGGCTGCTGATATCCGAGGAGGTCACCGGCCGCGACGCGGCCACCCGGCGGCTGCGACCGCACTCAGCGAACTTCCCCACCGGCAAGACGCTGGGCTCCTGGCGGGCCGAGGACTCCACTATCCCCGAACCCACCCAGAACTCCCTGATCACCATGGAATGGATCGGCCGAGCCGAGAACTTGGTGATCGCTGGGCCGAGCGGCACCGGGAAGAGCCACTTCACCGAGGGACTCGCCCAGGCCGCGATCGAGAAGGATCTGCGGGTGTCCTGGTTCACCCTGGAGACGCTGAGCGCCGCGATCGGGAAGTCGAAGGTCGACGGTTCCACCGCCCGCACCGTCGCCCGGATCTGCCGGGCCGATCTCATCGTCATCGACGACATCGGGCTGCTACCGGTCGGCGAGGACGCCGCCGAGGCGTTCTACCGGATCATCGATGCCGCCTACGAGCGTCGTTCCATCGCGGTGACCAGCAACATTCACCCCTCAGGCTTCGACACGATCATGCCGAAGACCCTCGCGGGCGCGAGCACCGACCGCCTCATGCACCACGCTCACCTCGTGACCACCACCGGGGACTCACATCGCCTCGCCGAGGCCCTCGCCGGGAAGGGAGTGGTCCCCTTGAACTGA